A single genomic interval of Sphingobium sp. EM0848 harbors:
- a CDS encoding TetR/AcrR family transcriptional regulator codes for MNTAAKAFKPSQIKLILAAERLFAEHGIDNVPLTEIALAAGQANNAAVHYHFGSREALVAAISAYRIAELDRIRAQMLDDLMHQGSEPGLRALIEILFRSQLAMADERGCHPYAQFMVQYLTRHRPAGTPHASDARNDQTEALHQLLDRIEAQLPDLPPALVRRRLEMLNLSYLAMLTRHDQARLSNQPCLLLAMQIQDAIAMTVAGIQAPLQQT; via the coding sequence ATGAACACCGCCGCCAAAGCCTTCAAACCCAGCCAGATCAAACTGATCCTCGCTGCCGAACGGCTTTTCGCCGAGCATGGCATCGACAATGTGCCGCTGACAGAGATCGCTCTGGCCGCTGGCCAGGCGAATAATGCCGCCGTGCATTATCATTTTGGATCGCGCGAAGCACTGGTCGCAGCGATTTCTGCCTATCGCATCGCCGAACTGGATCGCATCCGGGCGCAGATGCTGGATGATCTCATGCATCAGGGCAGTGAACCGGGATTGCGGGCGCTGATCGAAATCCTGTTCCGTTCGCAATTGGCAATGGCCGATGAGCGGGGCTGCCATCCCTATGCCCAGTTCATGGTGCAATATCTCACCCGGCATCGGCCAGCCGGCACACCCCATGCCAGTGATGCGCGCAACGACCAGACAGAGGCGCTGCATCAATTGCTGGACCGGATCGAGGCGCAACTGCCCGATTTGCCTCCGGCGCTGGTGCGGCGGCGGCTGGAAATGCTCAACCTGTCCTATCTCGCCATGCTGACGCGCCACGATCAGGCACGTTTGAGCAATCAACCATGCTTGCTGCTCGCAATGCAAATTCAGGATGCGATAGCCATGACGGTGGCAGGAATTCAGGCGCCATTGCAACAGACCTGA
- a CDS encoding EthD domain-containing protein: MTREAAISHWHSHHTRVAIETQANFEYVQNLIVKPLTDDAPAYDAFVEECFALEAMTDQSAFFDAVGNEEKLGANLKAMMESCAGFIDFTRIDIVPTSQFDFRHLD, translated from the coding sequence ATGACGCGCGAGGCGGCGATCAGCCACTGGCATTCTCACCATACGCGCGTGGCCATCGAAACACAGGCCAATTTCGAATATGTCCAGAACCTCATCGTCAAGCCGCTGACGGACGATGCTCCCGCCTATGACGCCTTTGTCGAAGAATGCTTCGCACTGGAGGCGATGACGGACCAAAGCGCTTTCTTCGACGCAGTTGGCAATGAGGAGAAGCTTGGCGCCAATCTGAAGGCCATGATGGAGAGTTGCGCGGGCTTTATCGACTTCACGCGCATCGATATCGTTCCCACATCCCAGTTCGATTTCCGCCATCTCGATTGA
- a CDS encoding integrase arm-type DNA-binding domain-containing protein → MLTNETIRALARTDRVIKKSDGGGLYISVVPKGGARWYIAYRYGGKQKTLSGGKYPEISIDRARVWREEIRKMLENGVDPGICKTPFEKSDSENVVTFEEVACEWMQNKKCDWTDRTARQIGRYFKNDVFPIVGKFAVRSITPALMLEVFQRIESRGATVVSHLVRTCCSEVFRSGIPDGRVVLNPCRDLDVAMKRRPRRKHFARLLPGDFPRFFAALKADQGSQIVHLAIRWTILTMVRSKETRFAQWKEFEDLNSAEPIWRIPAERMKKRNEHIIPLPPQAVKLLREIKALNIAGQAGDKRYGKYLFPSPLSNDGVIAEGSMIGTLKRLDVGDITVHGFRAVASSILNESGLFSPDWIELQLAHEPPGVRGVYNKARYLEHRRKMLIWWASYLDRAETTVGSESLAVVRPQKAEVLER, encoded by the coding sequence ATGTTAACAAATGAAACTATTCGCGCACTGGCACGGACAGATCGGGTGATAAAAAAGTCGGATGGGGGAGGGCTGTATATTTCGGTCGTCCCGAAAGGTGGTGCAAGATGGTACATCGCCTACCGGTATGGCGGGAAGCAAAAGACATTATCTGGCGGGAAATATCCCGAAATTAGCATTGATCGTGCCCGCGTGTGGCGTGAGGAAATCCGCAAGATGCTCGAAAATGGTGTCGACCCGGGAATATGCAAAACGCCATTCGAGAAAAGTGATTCCGAAAATGTTGTGACGTTTGAAGAGGTCGCTTGTGAGTGGATGCAAAATAAGAAATGCGACTGGACCGATCGCACTGCTCGGCAAATCGGGCGCTATTTCAAAAATGATGTCTTTCCGATTGTCGGGAAATTTGCCGTGAGATCGATCACACCCGCATTAATGCTGGAAGTTTTTCAACGAATAGAAAGCAGAGGTGCTACGGTTGTGTCGCACCTTGTTAGAACATGTTGCAGTGAGGTTTTTCGTTCGGGTATCCCGGACGGGCGCGTGGTCTTAAACCCATGCCGTGATTTAGACGTCGCTATGAAGCGACGCCCGCGAAGAAAGCATTTTGCAAGGCTCTTGCCCGGTGACTTCCCTCGGTTCTTCGCAGCGTTGAAAGCGGATCAAGGATCTCAGATAGTGCATCTGGCAATCAGATGGACCATCCTTACAATGGTTCGCTCTAAAGAAACACGCTTTGCACAATGGAAAGAATTTGAGGACCTTAACAGCGCTGAGCCAATCTGGCGGATACCGGCAGAACGGATGAAGAAGCGGAATGAACACATAATTCCGCTTCCACCACAAGCGGTCAAACTTCTACGTGAAATAAAAGCCTTGAATATTGCGGGGCAGGCAGGTGACAAACGGTATGGGAAATACCTCTTCCCTAGTCCGCTGAGCAATGATGGCGTCATTGCTGAAGGCTCGATGATCGGGACGCTCAAGAGATTGGATGTTGGTGACATAACGGTCCATGGCTTTCGTGCTGTCGCCAGTTCAATCTTGAATGAATCGGGACTGTTTAGCCCTGACTGGATCGAACTGCAGTTGGCGCACGAGCCGCCCGGCGTAAGGGGTGTTTACAATAAGGCGCGTTATCTTGAGCATAGGCGCAAGATGCTTATTTGGTGGGCAAGTTACCTTGATCGAGCAGAAACGACCGTCGGATCCGAAAGTTTGGCGGTTGTACGCCCCCAGAAAGCAGAAGTGCTAGAGCGGTGA
- a CDS encoding IS630 family transposase (programmed frameshift), with amino-acid sequence MGRAYSADLRERISAHVRAGHSRRAAARHFGVSASCAVKLLQRVERTGSAASSRIGRPRGAGKLAPYMARLTGWVDREPDIGMSELSNKLAAETGVVAHPASLSRVLIQAGYRVKKTLLASECGRDDVAHARLRWRLDRQPQMRAKPHHLVFLDETATTTKMTKLRGRAPKGERLKARAPFGHWKTQTFIAGLRCDCLVAPWVIDQPMNRRLFETYIETQLAPTLSPGDVVIADNLSSHKSEKVKACLKERGAWILFLPAYSPDLNPIEMAFAKLKSHLRRIGARTIDELWKALGHICDLYSAEECWEYFKAAGYASN; translated from the exons ATGGGCAGAGCATATTCGGCTGATTTGCGGGAACGGATATCGGCGCACGTAAGGGCGGGACACTCGCGCCGGGCGGCGGCCCGCCATTTCGGTGTGAGCGCGAGTTGCGCAGTGAAGTTGTTGCAGCGAGTGGAACGAACAGGTTCGGCTGCTTCTTCACGAATAGGGCGGCCACGCGGCGCTGGTAAGTTGGCGCCGTATATGGCCCGGTTGACGGGCTGGGTGGATAGGGAACCAGACATCGGCATGTCGGAGCTGTCCAACAAGCTTGCAGCGGAGACGGGCGTAGTTGCCCATCCGGCATCCCTCTCGCGGGTGCTGATCCAGGCTGGCTATCGGGTA AAAAAAACGCTGCTGGCCAGCGAGTGCGGACGCGATGATGTCGCTCATGCGCGACTGCGATGGCGCCTCGACCGGCAGCCGCAGATGCGCGCAAAGCCTCATCACCTCGTCTTTCTGGATGAGACGGCGACCACCACGAAGATGACCAAGCTTCGTGGCCGGGCGCCAAAAGGAGAGCGTCTCAAGGCCCGCGCTCCGTTCGGTCATTGGAAAACGCAAACCTTCATCGCGGGGCTGCGCTGCGATTGCTTGGTTGCCCCGTGGGTGATCGACCAACCGATGAACCGGCGCCTGTTCGAAACCTATATCGAAACCCAGTTGGCGCCAACGCTCAGCCCCGGCGATGTTGTGATCGCCGACAATCTGTCGAGCCACAAAAGCGAAAAGGTCAAAGCCTGCCTTAAAGAGCGAGGTGCGTGGATCCTTTTCCTCCCCGCTTATTCACCCGATTTGAACCCAATAGAAATGGCCTTCGCTAAATTGAAATCGCACCTGCGACGGATCGGGGCGCGGACCATCGATGAGCTATGGAAGGCTCTCGGACATATCTGCGACCTCTATTCTGCCGAAGAATGTTGGGAATATTTCAAGGCCGCCGGATATGCGTCCAACTAA
- a CDS encoding AlpA family transcriptional regulator translates to MIEESERFLRIGDVIAKTGKSKASIYREMLVGAFPAAIKIGARAVAWRQSQIAEWMVSPIDYHSD, encoded by the coding sequence ATGATAGAAGAAAGTGAAAGATTCCTTCGAATTGGTGACGTGATTGCCAAAACGGGCAAATCCAAGGCATCAATTTACCGAGAAATGCTTGTTGGTGCATTTCCTGCCGCAATTAAAATTGGCGCCAGAGCTGTTGCGTGGCGCCAATCCCAAATAGCGGAATGGATGGTCTCCCCTATCGATTACCACTCTGACTGA